The nucleotide window GAATGCATGATGCATTAGATGGTTCTTGATTAAGACTTGAGGTTGGTTAAATGCAGAAGTAAAGAGTAAtattcttgggatgagatttccTATAGAGGTATAGAACCCAAATCTTGTGATTTAGATTAGAATAATCaccttatgttaagtaatttgtGATTTTGAGTTCGGATAGAATGTAGTAAGAGCATACATAGACCCAGACCTTAGTAAAAGTAGTCATATACCCTTGTGGGAGCTATGAGTTGCATCCAATGAGGAGTAGTAATAAGAAAGAAGAGCATAGTTGAAATGTGTCTCTGAGCTTGAAAGTTGCAGTCATATCAGTCAAGTcatattatttatattcataCTTCATACCCAGATAtccttatttcatttcaaataatttcaGATAGAGTGTAACTATGTTCAAACTCATATTGTTCATTACCTATGTGTTATAGTCTAGTTTCAAAACTCTCAGTATGAATCAGTTTTGCCTATATTAGTAGACAAGTTCATAAGTCGAGAGAGATAGTGATAGTGAATCCTTTCCCTTCCATTCCAGTTTaaccgtcattcgaggacgaataatTTCAacggggagatattgtaacacccaaAAAATCGCTAACCTAAGGCCCGAACTATTATTCATTTACATGGAAAATTGAATCGAGTAATTATTAAATTGTCcatatgtgtaaaggtaaaTTATTTAGTCTGAGAATGATTCTGGATATCAATaaaggtcactagaatcccctagcacaaagttgagttaaaagtttccttaccgattcagttttgatataagattttacttgggtcaacttcaaatgaccatatctcttagaatataaagagttacgtaactcatgacctatcaaattaaagttatttgaatcttctttacAACTCCACCAANTGATAGTGAATTTCCATTTCCAGTTTAactgtcattcgaggacgaatgatcccaacggggaaatattgtaacacccaGAAAATCTCTAACCTAAGGCCCGAACTATTCTTCATTTACATGGAAAATTGAATCGAGTAATTATTAAATTGTCcatatgtgtaaaggtaaattatttagtgtgggaatgattctggatatcaattaaggtcactagaatcccctagcacaaagttgagttaaAAGTTTCCTTACAGATTCAGTATTgatataagattctacttgggtcaacttcaaacgaccatatctcttagaatataaagagttatgtaactcataacctatcaaattaaaggtatttgaatcttctttacAACTCCACCAATTTTGCAACAATCCAAGTTTTGAGTAAAaggttatgaccattttagtaataTGATACAGTGTAGTGatgaattagccgacgggaaaatattaaaaaggatcgtttttgtctttttacctctaagaaaacctTAAATGAATTTATTGACTAATGAAAGACTCAAAACCgtcagattttcatctcttaatccccattctcttttctctcaaacctaaggaaaaatcaaagtagaagactttcattcaagattttttcaatcttttttcagGATTCTTCCTCAAGCCTTCTCCAAGAACTTCATTCTTTTCGACTCAAATTTcttcatacaattatgaatcactaatgaaaattataattcttggccatagaaatttcaagaaacaaattcaagaatctcaagaaagattttcttgattgttctcattcaagctagggtttcaaggcttctaaccaagttctttttcaagattcttcaaaaacCTTGTTCTTTCAGGAATGTAAaactatcatagtgttggactagttcatcctcgCGCCcgacatctactttcaaattagtaaaagagtaatctaggtttctatccctagatttgagtattcttgagatgagttgatttttagttcttgattcttttttttttaattctatttctaattattgaattgctatatgttatgcgttaagattcttgagtagattaattcatgtctatatttcaacatgaaccctatgaattgagtattctttAGATGAGAAGTGACATTGAGTTCTGAGttcttgagtccttgagttctgagtattgagttctatattgttattgagacccttgagttgatttgttcatgtctataattcagcatgaaccctattttgagatataaatcttgagaagatttttaaagccaacacttgagtgttaaactgagtttttgaggaagtaaagatgagttctgagaaagtttttaaaacatgattagtatgacagtcgagtatgccatcaatttTTAAGCAGTGTGGTATCTagatatgccatcaatgtttatgtagtatgacttcccgagttatcaatgatcatatcacaatatgtAATGTGTGTTTAGATCCCAAAATTCTTTTTtccattctttcaaaaaaaactcatttttttatcaattttttgtcGACAAATTGTACTTGTACAACATGAACATGTTGATCTTGTTGAGAGATTCCAGAATCTAAGAAAGTGAGGTGAGGTATGACcgatacaaaagtgatggaattgttgttggtCAAAATATAGGTTTGTGAATCTCAAATCAGTCATTGCAACTGAATTAGAGATCGTtaagtgttgtatttctactagatacattaaataagaaattgTTACCCATAAGATGTTAGGTTTTAGATCAATACGTTACTGTTTGATAAttgttatgtatcagatacatttagtataaattcgaGTTTACGTATCATGCctaaaaattagtgcatgatacattattatttattgtaactTGTTTTGCTTGAGAGCAGAATTCATATGTAGTAGAAATTTGTAGATGAAAAGGTTGATACATgataaatgatacatttggtAGAATTtgtgtatcaagtatcaatactaattaaggttatgtatcaaaactaatatttgaaaaCGATACAGTGTGCATGAtaaattgtaatgtatcataataTTGAAACGAAGGCAGTATACATTAGTTTAAGNATATGTAGTAGAAATTTGTAGATGAAAAGGTTGATACATgataaatgatacatttggtagaatttttgtatcaagtatcaatactaattaaggttatgtatcaaaactaatatttgaacaCGATACAATGTGCATGAtaaattgtaatgtatcataataTTGAAACGAAGGCAGTATATCTTAGtttaagaaacaaaatcaactagatacattaaaaatctgaACCTATATGTATCAGAAAAGATAAACAAccaaaaaattggaaaaaaaaaatcaacaatctaATCAACGGAAAGCAACGAAGATGTATCCTTCTCGGACTAATTGGGTAAGCCCAATACTGAAAGATCGACCAATGAATTGAAGTATATCAAGACCGCCATTAGAAATTCCTGGAACAATTCCAAATGCACTACAAGATGAAGTTTCTGCATTAGCAACTTTTTCCACCCCTCTTCCAATAAAGAGACCGCGAGtaacaaattcaataattttttaagataaaaaaaactaaaaaaaaaattaaaagaaattaaaaattgaagtgatggaaagaaatctacctcttgaataacttaaaatcattaattgaaaagagaaaagatttgaaattcaaaaatggatTAATGTTGGTAACTATAGAGAGATTTGTGGcttgaaaaaaggaaagaaaatcatgggtatgagatttcaaattaatgtatccaGAAAAGGGTATGATGGGAAAAAAAGAGGggatttttgatgatttttgaaatggtagggaaaataagaaaatatgataatatatgGTGTGTAGTTAGGAAATTTTTCCTTAAAACATACATGAAGAGCCCACTTGGAAACCAAATCTGCTTCATGAAATATGTTTTccaaaatcacaattaaattataagcatttaaataaaatatataaagaatTCACTTGGAATCAAATCTGCTTCATTAATTACACTTTCCAAAATTACAACTgaaattttaacattttaataaaataaatgaagaatTCTCTTGGAACAAAATCTGATTCATGTATTATGTTTTTCAAAagtataaatgatttttttaatattttaagaatatacataaatattttacttaattatatgtcaataaaaatattcttaggcctatatatatgaatttatattcttCACTTAACTTGCTCAATTGTAATCTCTTCTCTCCCAAATAAAGAGTTCTCCTCTTTATTAATTATAACAAAATATGTCTAATAAGGAGTGCCTTGAGAACAATACAGAATCAAGTGGTGGTAATACAAAAAAAACCCTTTATGAAAAAATAGCAAGTTTGATGGAGAAAGCACAAGAATTGTCAACTTTGTGTGATGTACAACCTGGGATAGTTATTTACACTCCAGATGAAGATATTTTATGGCCAACAGAAAGTCAAGCTAAGGAAAGATTTCAGAATTATTTAAGTTTTCGTTGGGACACAAGGAATGATAATCTTGTTACACATGAAACCaatcttgaaaaaaagaagaaggctCAAGAAGAAAACATTAGAATAATGGAACAGGAGAATGAGGAGAAAGAAATGGAGTTGTTGTTTAATGAAGTTATTGGTGGAAAAAGCTATTTGGAACTCGATGCTAGAGAACTTAAAGGTATGATAAAGCTAATTGCTCTTAAGAAGACTAAAGTTGATGAACGTAAGAAACAACTGCAAGAAGAAGATCAACCAATAAAAGGTAATGACAACAATATTGAAGAGAAGAATGATAGCatcccaaaaaataattatgtttaagtattttatatttttgttgttgagtCAATGTtactttcatatttatttaatgtgtTTTACCTTTATATTTCATAttgtttatcttttctttttatcatgtttgtttttttgatgTATTGAAGTCATCTATTTCACTagcttaatttattttattgttgtttaatcaatattattatatgtgtAAGACTTGGCATGTTGAATTTCAATTTCAGTAATATATATTCCCTCCCTCCTCTCATAACTAGATTAACttaagtttgattttatttgatacaaatattatttgagaCATTTTGATCTATAGATTAATgatctttttaatatttttagtaaatacTTATGCAAGAAAATAATACATACCTTCTTAGAAATGAAAGCTTCATTAAACCAAATAACTTATAAGGGTGAAATCAAATTTATGTCGATAAATGTTTTTTGTTCAAGTTGAACTTTATCAGGCAAAGtgctggaaaaaaaaattgcttttagATGACttgttgtattatttaaatcatatgactcattgtattgttttaatcatatgttttaatatatgcttatgtaaaaaaaatggtAGCATTGCgtaaaattaatttacttttttgttgagGGATTTGGATTTGAGGCATTGTCAATTGAACCCTTGTGGTAGTGTTTATTGGAGTAGtagtatttcttttaaaattatataagtaaatcaTATGACTCATTGTGTTGTTTTAATCATATGATTTAACATATGcttatgtaaaaaaaatggtagcattgcataaaattaaaaaaaacattgttGAGAAATTTGGATTTGAGGCATTGTCAAATCGTCAATTGAACCCTTGTGGTAGTGTTAATTGGAGTAGTAGTATTTACTCTCTAAAACAGAcgtggtaaaaaaaataaaaaaactagcCCATcagaaaaattaaagttaaaaaaggaattaaaaatcaaaattttccttccctttccctcttcttcttccttctttatTCTTCATCACAACTTTTTATTCTTCatcacaactttttatttttcatcacgACCTCAAAGATTCACAGAGACGTGAATCTAGTACCAGTGTTGTTTGTTGTGGTTGTTTGTTGGTAGATCTGAAAGTCATGTGGAGCTCATTGGAACTTTATCGGAGTCATGGCTGAAGCTTTGAGTTCAGCCACACATCtgcaaaataaatcaaaataatgaaATCGCAAAGGAATAAAGTAAGGGGGTCTAGTTTGATGTTTGTTGGTGACTGATTTGGATTTTGAGTGGCTGTTTTGTGGAGGTTTAGGTGGGTGTTTGGTGATTAGTGGTTTAtcagaaaagaagaaggaatgGCGTTGTGCAGCTGGATTTGTGGTGGTGATGGGTTAGTTGTTCTTCGCCGGAGAAAACGAAGAGAATTGTGATATAAATtcaaatgaatgattttttcGATTAGATTAGAGATAAAGTGGATGAGagttagagatgaaaaacgtataattattagaaaatcttaataattaattagtataaaatagagttaaaaaagtaattaataaaaaaggaaaagagtaataacttacaaaaatacTACATTTATAGGGTTATTAAAGTTCAATAGCTATAAGtatgttatttataaaaaataactacaatTTATGCCTTTTTCTAGCTGTAGTTTtgtatatgatttttatttttctatttatacacTGATACAGTTTTAATTACAATGAACTAAATAAGGAAAATGTGTTAATTGTTTAGTTAGCATATGAATATTTTGgattcaaattggtatatttatttataaaacttaaagtattaatatatcaagGATACTagtatttataaaaacttaatgtattaatataataaacaagGTAAAGTATAACAATTTAGTATATGAACACGAGAATTTGAAAAATGGATACACTATTGTTAAACAGAAATGGATACACCAACATAGCATACAtatgaatacattgttgttaaacaaaaaatggatACATTGGACAAgccaaaaacaagaaaaatgaaaaataatagaatgtgtaggtATCAAAGTGTGTAGGTATGCGActgtataaaaaattaaaaaagccAACAACGTCAAtctctttttggtcaaatttttcCTGTAGTAGTTGAGGTTTGGTGTTAACTCGGGTatctatttataaaatatagtaCTATTGTATCCAACTATACTTGTATGGCCAATCAacctgtcacgccccgagcctacaccctgggtgggaccggcacccggagaccatttctggccccaagcgaaccatt belongs to Solanum stenotomum isolate F172 chromosome 1, ASM1918654v1, whole genome shotgun sequence and includes:
- the LOC125853545 gene encoding agamous-like MADS-box protein AGL92 translates to MSNKECLENNTESSGGNTKKTLYEKIASLMEKAQELSTLCDVQPGIVIYTPDEDILWPTESQAKERFQNYLSFRWDTRNDNLVTHETNLEKKKKAQEENIRIMEQENEEKEMELLFNEVIGGKSYLELDARELKGMIKLIALKKTKVDERKKQLQEEDQPIKGGCLVISGLSEKKKEWRCAAGFVVVMG